A window of the Butyricimonas virosa genome harbors these coding sequences:
- a CDS encoding acyl-CoA carboxylase subunit beta, translating to MTNQDKVKELIELRAQAKLGGGEKRIESQHKKGKYTARERIAMLLDENSFEEFDMFITHRCYNFGMEKTKFLGDGVVTGQGTIDGRLVFVFAQDFTVFGGALSEMLAQKICKVMDKAMTVGAPIIGLNDSGGARIQEGVNSLAGYAEIFERNILASGVIPQISAIFGPCAGGAVYSPALTDFILMTDQSSYMFVTGPKVVKTVTGEDITTEELGGAEVHSTKSGVSHFLAENEEEGISIIRDLLSYLPSNNLEEAPIAICNDPIDRLEDRLNEIIPDNPNLPYNMMDVIEAIVDNGKFLEVHKRYARNIIVGFCRMGGRSVGVIANQPNFYAGVLDIEASRKAARFVRFCDCFNIPVLTLVDVPGFLPGRVQEYGGIITHGAKLMFAYGEATVPKVTVTLRKSYGGAHDVMSCKQLRGDFNYAWPTAQIAVMGAKGAIEVLYGKELAAISDPEEKAKFIATKEDEYNSAFANPYKAASYGYIDDVIEPRNTRFRIIRAFQSLQTKRVVNPMKKHSNIPL from the coding sequence ATGACAAATCAAGATAAAGTCAAAGAGTTAATCGAATTACGCGCACAGGCAAAGCTTGGCGGAGGGGAAAAGCGTATAGAATCCCAACACAAAAAAGGGAAATATACCGCTCGCGAAAGAATCGCCATGTTGCTGGACGAAAATAGTTTCGAAGAGTTTGATATGTTTATAACACACCGTTGTTATAACTTTGGGATGGAAAAGACCAAATTCTTGGGTGATGGTGTGGTAACCGGACAAGGAACAATTGACGGACGTCTCGTATTTGTTTTTGCTCAAGACTTCACTGTTTTCGGAGGAGCGCTTTCCGAAATGTTAGCTCAAAAGATTTGCAAGGTGATGGACAAAGCCATGACCGTGGGAGCTCCCATTATCGGATTGAATGATTCGGGTGGTGCTCGTATTCAAGAAGGGGTTAACTCCTTAGCCGGATACGCGGAAATTTTCGAACGGAATATTCTCGCTTCAGGAGTTATCCCGCAGATTTCTGCAATTTTCGGTCCTTGCGCCGGAGGTGCCGTGTACTCTCCTGCCTTGACAGACTTCATCCTGATGACTGACCAATCATCATATATGTTTGTAACCGGTCCGAAAGTAGTGAAAACTGTAACGGGAGAAGATATCACAACCGAAGAACTAGGAGGTGCAGAAGTTCACTCCACGAAATCCGGTGTTTCTCATTTCTTGGCAGAAAACGAAGAAGAGGGAATCTCTATCATTCGCGATTTGCTTTCTTATTTACCTTCCAACAACTTGGAAGAGGCTCCGATTGCCATATGCAATGACCCGATTGACCGTCTGGAAGATCGGTTAAACGAGATAATTCCTGATAATCCGAATTTACCGTATAACATGATGGATGTCATTGAAGCCATCGTGGATAACGGAAAATTCTTGGAAGTTCACAAACGTTATGCCCGTAACATCATTGTCGGATTCTGCCGTATGGGTGGACGTTCTGTCGGTGTTATCGCTAACCAACCAAACTTCTATGCCGGAGTTCTTGACATTGAAGCATCTCGTAAAGCTGCACGTTTCGTTCGTTTCTGCGACTGTTTCAACATTCCGGTGTTGACTTTGGTTGACGTACCAGGATTCTTACCGGGACGCGTACAGGAATATGGTGGTATTATCACTCACGGGGCAAAATTGATGTTTGCTTACGGAGAAGCGACTGTACCCAAAGTAACCGTTACTTTACGGAAATCTTACGGAGGTGCACATGATGTGATGTCATGTAAACAATTGCGTGGAGACTTCAATTACGCTTGGCCCACGGCTCAAATCGCCGTTATGGGAGCCAAAGGAGCTATTGAAGTATTGTACGGTAAAGAATTAGCCGCTATCTCTGATCCGGAAGAAAAAGCTAAATTCATTGCCACAAAAGAAGATGAGTATAACTCGGCTTTCGCAAACCCGTACAAAGCCGCTTCATACGGGTATATCGATGATGTTATAGAACCGCGCAACACGCGTTTCCGTATTATCCGTGCTTTCCAGTCTTTACAGACCAAGCGCGTTGTTAACCCGATGAAGAAACATTCAAATATACCGTTGTAA
- the mce gene encoding methylmalonyl-CoA epimerase translates to MKPTHIEHIGIAVASLDEAIPYYEKVLGLECYAIEEVKDQKVKTAFFKVGQTKIELLESTDPEGPIGKFVEKNGGGMHHIAFAVEDVQAALNDAQAAGCQLIDKTPRGGAEGLRIGFLHPKSTFRVLTELCGTK, encoded by the coding sequence ATGAAACCAACACATATTGAACACATCGGCATCGCAGTTGCCAGTTTAGATGAAGCAATCCCATACTATGAAAAAGTATTAGGTTTAGAATGCTATGCTATTGAAGAAGTAAAAGATCAAAAAGTAAAAACAGCTTTCTTTAAAGTAGGACAAACTAAAATCGAATTACTGGAATCAACTGACCCGGAAGGCCCTATCGGTAAATTCGTTGAGAAAAACGGGGGTGGTATGCACCACATCGCTTTCGCTGTTGAAGATGTTCAAGCCGCATTGAATGATGCACAAGCTGCAGGTTGCCAGTTAATCGACAAAACTCCGCGCGGAGGTGCAGAGGGATTGAGAATCGGATTCCTTCACCCGAAATCAACGTTCAGAGTATTAACTGAACTTTGCGGAACGAAATAA
- a CDS encoding RNA polymerase sigma factor: MSDSINGIDTFKELYTDYFQAVWGFCNTYLKDREQAMDATQETFFKLYERLDDSYTKRNAVAFIYITAKNICMDILRRNKFKTEDAEQLKDELPSEDSFLEEIATQEMIRCVHSAINQLSGRSLEIATLALEGKSNPEIADVLGISLNSVKSLKKEMYTKLRKIIGHEYIILFFAKHLLHVDK; the protein is encoded by the coding sequence ATGAGCGACTCTATTAACGGTATAGATACATTTAAAGAACTGTACACGGATTATTTTCAAGCCGTGTGGGGATTCTGCAATACCTATCTAAAAGACAGGGAACAAGCCATGGACGCCACGCAGGAGACATTTTTCAAATTGTACGAACGCTTGGATGATTCCTACACCAAGCGAAACGCGGTTGCCTTCATTTATATCACGGCAAAAAATATCTGTATGGATATCTTGAGACGGAACAAATTCAAAACAGAAGATGCCGAACAGTTAAAGGATGAGTTACCCTCTGAAGATTCATTTTTAGAAGAAATTGCCACTCAGGAAATGATCCGGTGTGTACACTCCGCCATCAACCAACTCTCCGGACGTAGCCTCGAAATCGCCACCCTCGCATTAGAAGGCAAATCAAACCCGGAAATCGCGGACGTGCTGGGAATCTCTCTTAACTCCGTGAAATCTCTCAAAAAAGAAATGTACACCAAATTACGAAAGATTATCGGACACGAATATATTATCCTTTTTTTCGCCAAGCACTTACTACACGTGGATAAATAA
- a CDS encoding RNA polymerase sigma factor produces MTEEKEKIIARLYCKLRHELRVYAARYCPDEAEDIVHQAFVNGYNKIVEERNESEQRSYLYSTVKNLCLNFIRNSRPVYMDLSPELMTEFVVVDTHDYMYELIGRLPRKERCILELALQGYDTKEIAEQIGMEYNTVRHYKKEAYAKIREALKNEI; encoded by the coding sequence ATGACGGAAGAGAAAGAGAAGATTATTGCTCGACTATATTGCAAGTTGAGGCATGAATTGCGTGTTTATGCTGCTCGCTATTGTCCTGATGAGGCAGAGGATATAGTACATCAGGCTTTTGTGAACGGTTATAACAAGATCGTGGAAGAACGAAATGAATCGGAACAGCGTTCCTATCTTTATTCCACGGTAAAAAATTTGTGTCTGAATTTTATTCGTAATTCTCGTCCGGTATACATGGATTTATCCCCCGAGCTGATGACCGAGTTTGTTGTCGTGGATACTCATGATTATATGTACGAACTGATCGGTCGCTTACCGCGAAAAGAGCGTTGTATTTTAGAATTAGCCTTACAAGGATATGACACGAAAGAAATCGCTGAACAAATTGGCATGGAGTATAATACCGTGCGGCATTACAAGAAAGAGGCTTACGCTAAAATACGAGAGGCATTGAAAAACGAGATTTAA
- a CDS encoding ATP-binding protein, whose protein sequence is MDNNGRFNSGRVQDLLNKARMGWWEADFSKKQYVCSDFLRELLDLGEDGIISFVDFRKLIREDYRLRTVNEFRFGKTQNIYDQIYPIEVRGKIVWVRVKLCSKEVDAEGNMKTCGFMECLDVPENMDTEETAMERVNNLFAQQNSISRSLLSLLRSGDMSSVINKILGDIMQHYPEGCTYIIEYDWENRTQTCRYEAGNYKSFKKKNYMEKFPMSNIPWWTKQLAGNASPIIFASLDELPEEASEEKRRLTEQGVKSLIVIPMFSKDGVSGYAGIDILDKPHVWKNEDYQWFASMVNIISICMELRKSEDKAQEEKKFLADLFKHMPVGYVRMKLFYDEEGHVKDYYFMDSNTMAQILYNTRGNSWTGKYASKVDPHFVERLPDLERVMRSGVVRDINYHLEEKNKYFHAVMYSPCKDEVVLMFLDMTDTFSAHEALDRSERLLRNIYQNIPVGIELYDKDGYLVDLNDKDLEMFGLVRKEDVLGINMFENHLIPEEMRERMKRREDVSFSLVYDFSKLNGLYVSKKTGRLNLLTKVTTLYDAQNNLINYLLISLDRTEATEAYNQIQEFKDFFTLVGDYAQVGYAHFNALTRNGYGLDSWYKNVGEEIGTPLPQIIGVHSHFHPEDRAMMLAFLSDVIAGKRTHLRNDMRIRRADGHYTWTRVNVLVRDYRPQEGMIEMICINYDITELKETEAKLIKAKDKAEESDRLKSAFLANMSHEIRTPLNAIVGFSNLLAYAQEESERAQYIGIVEENNELLLQLISDILDLSKIEAGTFEFVYDRVDVRQLCEDVVTSLRVKVPVGVDLCIAPNLSECWVYSDKNRLRQVISNFVNNAFKFTPSGKITVGYMLRDGEVEISVTDTGVGIEEEKQKQIFDRFVKLNSFAHGTGLGLSICKSIVEQVGGRIGVNSEPGKGSRFWFTHSLGR, encoded by the coding sequence GTGGATAATAATGGTCGGTTCAATAGTGGACGTGTTCAAGATTTATTGAATAAGGCACGAATGGGTTGGTGGGAAGCTGATTTCTCTAAAAAACAGTATGTCTGTTCTGATTTTCTTCGAGAATTGTTAGACTTGGGCGAAGATGGGATAATCAGTTTTGTTGATTTTCGTAAGTTGATCCGGGAGGATTATCGTTTGCGAACGGTGAACGAATTTCGTTTTGGAAAAACCCAGAATATATATGACCAGATTTACCCGATCGAGGTGAGAGGAAAAATCGTGTGGGTACGAGTGAAATTGTGTTCCAAGGAGGTGGATGCCGAGGGGAATATGAAAACCTGTGGTTTCATGGAGTGTCTTGATGTCCCGGAGAATATGGATACGGAGGAAACGGCGATGGAACGTGTGAACAATTTGTTTGCCCAGCAGAATAGTATCTCTCGCTCGTTGCTTTCATTGCTTCGTTCCGGGGATATGAGCAGTGTTATCAATAAGATTTTGGGTGATATTATGCAGCATTATCCGGAGGGGTGTACCTATATTATAGAGTACGATTGGGAAAATCGCACGCAGACGTGTCGTTACGAGGCGGGAAATTACAAGTCTTTTAAGAAAAAGAATTACATGGAGAAGTTCCCGATGAGTAATATTCCCTGGTGGACGAAACAGTTGGCCGGAAATGCGTCCCCGATTATTTTTGCCAGTTTGGACGAGTTACCGGAAGAGGCAAGCGAGGAAAAAAGGCGTTTGACGGAGCAAGGGGTGAAATCACTTATTGTTATCCCGATGTTTTCAAAAGACGGCGTGTCCGGGTATGCCGGTATCGACATTTTGGATAAGCCTCACGTGTGGAAAAATGAGGATTACCAGTGGTTTGCCTCGATGGTGAATATTATCAGTATTTGCATGGAACTCCGGAAGTCGGAGGATAAGGCACAGGAAGAGAAAAAGTTCTTGGCAGATTTGTTTAAACATATGCCGGTGGGGTATGTGCGGATGAAATTGTTTTATGATGAGGAAGGACACGTGAAGGATTATTATTTCATGGATTCGAACACGATGGCTCAGATTCTTTACAACACGAGAGGGAATAGTTGGACCGGGAAATATGCTAGTAAAGTTGATCCGCATTTTGTGGAACGGCTGCCTGATCTGGAACGGGTGATGCGAAGCGGGGTTGTACGGGATATAAATTATCATCTGGAAGAGAAAAATAAATATTTCCATGCCGTGATGTATTCTCCTTGCAAGGATGAAGTCGTATTGATGTTTTTGGATATGACCGATACCTTCTCAGCCCACGAGGCGTTGGACCGGAGTGAACGTTTGCTGCGTAATATATATCAGAATATCCCGGTCGGGATAGAGTTGTATGATAAAGACGGGTATCTTGTCGATTTGAATGATAAAGATCTTGAGATGTTCGGGTTGGTTAGGAAAGAGGATGTTTTGGGAATTAATATGTTTGAAAATCATCTTATACCGGAGGAGATGAGGGAAAGGATGAAGAGAAGAGAGGATGTGAGTTTTTCTCTGGTGTATGATTTTTCGAAATTGAATGGTCTCTATGTTTCTAAGAAGACGGGGAGGTTGAATTTACTGACAAAGGTGACGACGTTGTATGATGCACAAAATAATTTGATCAATTATTTGTTGATCAGTCTGGACCGGACGGAAGCCACGGAGGCGTATAACCAGATTCAGGAGTTCAAGGATTTTTTCACGTTGGTGGGGGATTATGCTCAAGTCGGGTACGCGCATTTTAACGCCTTGACTCGTAACGGGTACGGTCTGGATAGTTGGTATAAGAATGTGGGAGAAGAAATCGGGACGCCTCTACCGCAGATTATCGGTGTACACTCGCATTTTCACCCGGAGGATCGGGCTATGATGCTTGCCTTTTTGTCAGATGTAATTGCCGGGAAGCGGACACATTTACGGAATGATATGCGAATCCGACGGGCTGATGGGCATTACACGTGGACGCGGGTGAACGTGTTGGTGAGGGATTATCGCCCGCAGGAAGGAATGATCGAGATGATTTGTATTAATTATGATATTACAGAATTGAAGGAGACCGAGGCGAAGTTGATCAAAGCGAAGGATAAGGCGGAGGAATCGGATCGTTTAAAGTCGGCGTTTTTGGCGAATATGAGTCATGAGATTCGGACTCCGTTGAATGCGATTGTAGGTTTTTCCAATTTATTGGCTTATGCCCAAGAGGAAAGTGAGCGTGCGCAATATATTGGTATCGTGGAGGAGAATAACGAGTTGTTGTTGCAGTTAATTTCGGATATTCTGGATTTATCGAAAATCGAGGCGGGGACTTTTGAATTCGTGTATGATCGGGTGGACGTGCGCCAGTTGTGCGAGGATGTCGTGACTTCACTCCGGGTGAAGGTTCCAGTCGGGGTTGATTTGTGTATAGCTCCCAATTTGTCGGAATGTTGGGTGTACAGCGATAAGAATCGGTTACGGCAGGTTATTTCCAATTTTGTGAATAATGCTTTCAAGTTTACACCTTCCGGGAAAATAACCGTGGGATATATGTTGAGGGATGGGGAGGTCGAGATATCTGTGACAGATACGGGTGTGGGTATCGAAGAAGAAAAACAGAAACAGATTTTTGACCGTTTTGTGAAATTGAATAGTTTTGCTCATGGCACAGGTTTAGGATTATCTATTTGCAAGAGTATCGTGGAACAGGTGGGAGGCCGCATCGGGGTGAATTCGGAGCCGGGAAAGGGTTCTCGTTTTTGGTTCACACATTCACTGGGTAGATGA
- a CDS encoding FecR family protein, giving the protein MMKELHKLITKDIFDCLSEEDAGRLRELRAELHIDDEAYRQMKKMITSREVHDRIMEVRKKPSRMIKMMRYAAILILPVAIAAYIFISQGNVIKPEIVVQNQVEEKLPVPVRKQAMLVLEDGSILQLQRVEGKKEVTSNAITNGNELVYSKKDSSENNVVVEYNTVVVPKGGEYHVMLADGTKVWFNEETQLRFPVDFVGDSREVFLSKGEIYLEVARDEKHPFIVHTENGDIQVLGTEFNVKCLPDKKVATTLVKGSVQVKRKDAEVVLKPNQHAVVGNVMNVITVTEVDVEEIICWKDNMFFFRDVELEKILDQLAEWYGFTVFYENADVKQEKFFVRVDKYAEVGKILDVISDVGNAKFKISGKVVTVYK; this is encoded by the coding sequence ATGATGAAGGAACTACATAAATTAATCACGAAGGATATCTTTGATTGCTTGTCGGAAGAGGATGCCGGGAGGTTACGAGAGTTGCGTGCCGAGTTGCATATTGATGATGAGGCATACAGGCAAATGAAAAAGATGATCACCAGCCGGGAGGTTCACGATCGGATCATGGAGGTAAGGAAAAAGCCGAGCCGGATGATAAAGATGATGCGTTACGCTGCCATTCTGATTTTACCCGTGGCTATTGCTGCCTATATCTTCATAAGTCAAGGAAATGTAATAAAGCCGGAAATAGTGGTGCAAAATCAAGTCGAAGAAAAATTACCTGTTCCGGTTCGTAAACAGGCCATGCTGGTTCTGGAAGACGGTTCTATCCTGCAACTTCAGAGAGTGGAGGGTAAAAAAGAGGTTACCTCGAATGCCATCACAAATGGAAATGAGCTTGTTTATTCGAAGAAAGATTCTTCAGAGAATAACGTGGTGGTTGAGTATAATACCGTGGTGGTTCCGAAGGGTGGAGAGTATCACGTGATGTTGGCTGACGGAACAAAAGTTTGGTTTAATGAAGAGACCCAATTGAGGTTTCCCGTAGATTTTGTTGGTGATAGCCGTGAAGTGTTTTTGAGCAAGGGCGAAATTTATTTGGAAGTGGCGAGAGATGAAAAACACCCTTTTATCGTACACACTGAGAATGGAGATATACAAGTGCTAGGGACGGAGTTTAACGTGAAGTGCCTGCCGGATAAAAAGGTGGCAACGACTTTGGTGAAGGGTAGCGTGCAAGTGAAAAGGAAGGATGCGGAAGTTGTGTTAAAACCCAATCAACATGCAGTTGTGGGTAACGTGATGAACGTGATCACGGTGACCGAGGTGGATGTAGAAGAAATTATTTGCTGGAAGGATAATATGTTCTTTTTCCGGGACGTGGAATTGGAGAAAATTCTGGATCAATTGGCGGAATGGTATGGCTTTACGGTATTCTACGAGAATGCGGATGTAAAGCAGGAGAAGTTTTTTGTTCGAGTGGATAAATATGCCGAGGTCGGTAAGATTTTGGATGTGATTTCTGATGTTGGTAATGCTAAATTTAAAATTAGTGGAAAAGTAGTAACTGTATATAAATAA
- a CDS encoding TonB-dependent receptor: MKKMFDSWGSHVKKIPLQGLLCLFILCLSLPLHAQNEEGKININVKDASVKEVLEVLKKYNYRLVYSTAVIDACKKKITLDMKKATPSQVLDEIFKETNLVYKIEGNLITIKEVKKDESLVAQGVVKDENGEPIPGVSVLIKGTVTGTATDNKGNFQLKVAKNSALIFSFLGMETKTVFIESEKPIQVVMKEKTNEMEEVVITGYQKINKRESTSSIVTMKAEDIIEPIGNRLDQMLQGKIPGMAVLQQSSTVGASPKIRIRGSSSIIGNREPVWVLDGIILEDPVPLDVTELNSMDNVNLIGNAISGLNPEDIERIDVLKDASATAIYGVKAANGVIVITTKRGKLGEPVLRYTTSMSLIARPTTDMMRLMNSKERVEVSEEIVNRGLQTVSGVPIGTIGYEGLIYQLWHNEITRSEFDAGVKELKEMNTDWYKLLFRNSFSHSHTLSLSGATDKVGYYFSFGFSDQQGASLKESSNRFNFMSNLDARLFHDKLNVSLSLSASTTNGSRPYIDLYKYAFETSRSIPAYNEDGTLAYYAMKEGEYGSDYLMYNVINELNETGSKNRTNSLNVSMNLSSKLTDWLSWDAVVGYNTSAYKQNNWATDKSYKVSALRRTAYGYEPQGDDLKDFKSHSSLPFGGILDEDYTNNTSYTVRTSLSFNKLWNDHSVSASAGLEVRGSKYDGTNSESYGYLHDRGKKFIGIDPVDYTGYANYSKSNVPTVMDNTTNNMSYYATFAYGFRGRYVLSANVRGDASNKLGQDKSARFLPIWSFSGRWNVADESFMQNVNWVNDLSFRASYGLQGNVTDAHNPNMIISLGSLDTKSMQYIATLSSLPNPGLKWEKTTSINLGLDFSLFKGAISATVEYYTKKGKDQLISASVPSTNGATSVMLNAGTMSNKGWELSIMATPVKTKDFAWSVSFNTSKNYNKVTNSEYESVETYNNYINGSLIRNGKSINSFYSYRYTGLDESGLPTFAGVRATDDEGNVIISSREEALAAAFVYSGKREPDFTGGLSMNFKWKSISLNTLFAMSLGAKVRLNDLYQESGGRIPYPESNMSSEFVNRWKEPGDEKYTDIPVLTDVSPSINSYAYLEGGTNVIASNIWQMYNKSDLRVVDGSFLRCKSISLTYSLPKSFLSKCYIKSASIGLGVSNPFVIKSKDLKGRDPEQSTLGSGAIPPQSTYSFSLNVSF; this comes from the coding sequence ATGAAAAAAATGTTTGATTCCTGGGGAAGTCATGTCAAAAAAATTCCCCTTCAAGGATTGTTATGTCTTTTTATCTTGTGTTTGAGTTTGCCTCTTCACGCTCAGAATGAAGAAGGTAAAATAAACATTAACGTGAAGGATGCCAGCGTGAAGGAGGTCTTGGAGGTGTTGAAGAAGTATAATTATCGCTTGGTGTATTCCACTGCCGTTATTGATGCCTGCAAGAAGAAAATAACTTTGGATATGAAGAAGGCTACTCCTTCGCAGGTATTGGATGAAATTTTTAAAGAAACGAATCTGGTTTACAAAATCGAGGGAAATCTGATCACGATTAAGGAGGTGAAAAAGGATGAGTCGCTTGTAGCTCAAGGGGTGGTTAAGGATGAGAATGGGGAGCCGATTCCGGGAGTCTCCGTGTTGATCAAGGGAACTGTGACGGGAACAGCGACAGATAATAAGGGAAATTTTCAGCTAAAGGTTGCTAAAAACAGTGCGTTGATTTTTTCTTTTCTTGGGATGGAAACAAAGACTGTCTTTATTGAGTCGGAAAAACCAATACAGGTGGTAATGAAGGAGAAAACGAACGAAATGGAAGAAGTTGTGATTACAGGTTATCAAAAGATAAATAAACGGGAATCAACGTCTTCGATCGTAACGATGAAAGCTGAGGATATTATCGAGCCGATAGGTAATCGTCTGGATCAGATGTTGCAGGGGAAAATCCCGGGAATGGCTGTTTTACAACAATCTTCAACAGTAGGAGCTTCTCCAAAGATTCGTATTCGTGGTTCTTCTTCTATCATAGGTAATCGTGAGCCGGTGTGGGTTTTAGATGGAATAATTCTGGAAGATCCGGTACCATTGGACGTGACGGAGTTGAATAGTATGGACAATGTGAATTTGATTGGTAACGCTATTTCCGGTCTGAACCCGGAAGATATAGAACGAATTGACGTGTTGAAAGATGCTTCGGCAACAGCTATATATGGGGTAAAAGCTGCAAACGGAGTGATTGTTATTACAACTAAAAGAGGTAAATTGGGGGAACCTGTCCTTCGTTACACGACTTCCATGAGTTTGATTGCTCGTCCGACTACGGATATGATGCGATTGATGAATTCGAAAGAGAGGGTAGAAGTTTCAGAGGAAATTGTAAATCGAGGATTACAAACTGTTAGTGGTGTTCCTATCGGAACGATTGGTTACGAGGGATTGATTTATCAGCTATGGCATAATGAAATTACTCGTTCTGAGTTTGATGCCGGAGTGAAGGAGTTGAAAGAGATGAATACAGATTGGTATAAATTGTTATTTCGGAATTCTTTCAGTCACAGTCACACGCTTTCATTGTCTGGAGCAACGGATAAAGTGGGTTATTATTTTTCATTTGGTTTTTCCGATCAACAAGGAGCTTCATTAAAAGAAAGTAGTAATCGTTTTAATTTCATGTCTAATCTGGATGCAAGGCTTTTCCATGATAAACTAAATGTTAGTCTTAGTTTATCGGCATCAACTACAAATGGTTCAAGACCTTATATAGATCTTTATAAATACGCTTTCGAAACCTCAAGATCAATTCCTGCTTATAATGAGGATGGAACATTAGCTTACTATGCAATGAAAGAAGGTGAGTATGGTTCTGATTATTTGATGTATAATGTTATAAACGAGTTGAATGAAACCGGGTCCAAAAATAGGACTAATAGTTTGAATGTATCTATGAATTTGAGTTCCAAACTTACGGATTGGTTAAGTTGGGATGCTGTGGTTGGTTACAATACGAGTGCTTATAAGCAAAATAACTGGGCAACAGACAAAAGTTATAAAGTTTCGGCATTAAGGAGAACAGCTTACGGTTATGAACCCCAAGGCGATGATCTTAAAGATTTTAAATCTCATTCTTCCTTGCCTTTTGGTGGTATTTTAGATGAAGATTACACGAATAATACATCTTATACGGTGCGAACATCTTTATCATTTAATAAGTTATGGAATGATCATAGCGTTTCTGCTAGTGCAGGATTGGAGGTGCGGGGAAGTAAGTATGACGGGACTAATAGTGAGTCGTATGGGTACTTGCATGATAGAGGTAAAAAATTTATAGGGATTGATCCCGTGGACTATACGGGTTATGCAAATTATAGTAAATCCAATGTTCCGACGGTCATGGATAACACGACGAATAATATGTCTTATTATGCCACGTTTGCTTATGGTTTTCGGGGAAGATATGTGTTGAGTGCCAATGTCCGTGGAGATGCTTCTAATAAATTAGGACAAGATAAGTCTGCTCGTTTTTTACCTATATGGTCGTTTTCGGGTAGGTGGAATGTTGCAGATGAATCCTTTATGCAGAACGTGAATTGGGTTAATGATTTGTCTTTCCGGGCTTCTTACGGTTTGCAAGGGAATGTAACTGATGCCCATAATCCGAATATGATTATCTCTCTCGGATCGTTGGATACGAAATCAATGCAATATATTGCTACATTGTCTTCTTTACCTAATCCGGGATTAAAATGGGAAAAGACGACTTCGATTAATTTGGGTTTGGATTTTTCTCTGTTCAAAGGTGCAATTTCTGCCACGGTAGAATATTACACGAAGAAGGGGAAAGATCAGTTGATTTCGGCGTCTGTACCTTCAACTAATGGGGCTACATCCGTGATGTTGAACGCTGGGACGATGAGTAATAAAGGCTGGGAATTATCGATCATGGCTACTCCGGTTAAAACAAAAGATTTTGCATGGAGTGTTAGTTTCAACACGAGTAAAAATTATAACAAGGTAACGAATTCCGAGTACGAGAGTGTGGAGACATACAATAATTATATAAACGGTTCGTTAATTCGTAATGGTAAATCTATTAATAGTTTCTATTCTTATCGTTATACCGGTTTGGATGAATCCGGTTTACCAACGTTTGCCGGGGTGAGGGCTACTGATGATGAGGGTAACGTGATTATTTCCAGCCGAGAGGAAGCTTTGGCAGCAGCGTTTGTTTATAGTGGTAAGCGAGAACCGGATTTTACGGGAGGTTTGTCGATGAATTTTAAATGGAAAAGTATTTCTTTGAATACTTTGTTTGCAATGTCTTTGGGGGCTAAGGTACGATTGAATGATTTGTACCAGGAGAGTGGGGGACGTATTCCTTATCCGGAAAGTAATATGTCCAGTGAATTCGTGAATAGATGGAAAGAACCAGGAGACGAGAAATACACCGATATTCCGGTATTAACGGATGTTTCTCCGTCAATTAATTCATATGCATATTTGGAAGGAGGGACTAACGTGATCGCTTCGAATATTTGGCAAATGTATAATAAATCTGATTTACGGGTAGTTGACGGGAGTTTTTTAAGATGTAAATCTATTTCGTTAACTTATTCTTTACCAAAAAGTTTTTTGAGTAAATGTTATATTAAAAGTGCATCTATTGGTTTAGGTGTAAGTAATCCATTTGTAATTAAGAGTAAGGATTTGAAGGGGCGTGACCCGGAACAATCTACTTTGGGATCTGGAGCAATCCCACCGCAATCAACGTATAGTTTTAGCTTGAATGTGTCATTTTAA